From Aspergillus fumigatus Af293 chromosome 5, whole genome shotgun sequence, a single genomic window includes:
- a CDS encoding caleosin family protein, giving the protein MPSVPDLIAESDLNDPKIQTAAPNCPVTSERPPAPSTATSIPNPGVARANAAISIDNPNGDADYIANYGDFVRPRPQGARKLMLRKLTDQTPLQQHVLFWDRDHDGQIYPLDTYKGFRELGFNMLFSLLAMLIINLNFSYPTRLVHSVIPDLWFRVDVGGIYKAKVGSFDLGRVEMGADERYAMQHGSDSGTYDPEGRFIPQHFEDVFAKYDRDHDGALTLGELFEMVQGNRCAMDPFGWGAAFFEWGTTWLLLQRDGRVYKEDLRGVYDVCHLSFARSDGDEGELTDNRDRYSGRSAKRGRRAVGSRGMALEGMGSWVLSRCIDILPRREGT; this is encoded by the exons ATGCCCAGTGTCCCAGACCTTATCGCCGAATCTGACCTCAACGACCCCAAAATCCAAACCGCCGCCCCAAACTGCCCCGTCACATCCGAGCGTCCCCCCGCACCCTCCACCGCAACCTCCATCCCCAACCCTGGCGTCGCGCGTGCCAACGCCGCCATCTCAATCGACAACCCCAATGGCGACGCAGACTACATCGCCAACTACGGCGACTTCGTACGCCCCCGTCCCCAAGGCGCCAGAAAGTTAATGCTCAGAAAGCTGACAGACCAGACCCCACTCCAACAACATGTCCTCTTCTGGGACCGCGACCACGACGGCCAGATCTACCCGCTAGACACCTACAAGGGCTTCCGGGAGCTAGGCTTCAACATgctcttctcgctgctggCAATGCTGATCATCAATCTGAATTTCTCGTATCCCACGCGGTTGGTGCATTCCGTGATCCCGGACTTGTGGTTCAGGGTTGATGTTGGTGGGATTTATAAAGCCAAGGTGGGTTCGTTTGACTTGGGACGGGTTGAGATGGGAGCTGATGAGAGGTATGCAATGCAGCATGGTTCCGATAGCGGGACGTATGATCCTGAAGGACGGTTCATCCCGCAGCATTTCGAGGATGTGTTTGCCAAGTATGATCGGGATCACGACGGGGCGTTGACTCTTGGGGAGCTGTTTGAGATGGTGCAGGGAAATCGATGTGCGATGGATCCGTTTGGG TGGGGTGCTGCGTTCTTTGAATGGGGGACCACATGGCTGTTGCTTCAGCGTGATGGACGGGTCTACAAGGAGGATCTGAGGGGCGTTTATGATGTATGTCATTTGTCATTTGCAAGGagtgatggtgatgagggcGAGCTGACAGACAACAGGGATCGATATTCTGGAAGATCCGcgaagagaggaagaagggcggTTGGAAGCAGGGGTATGGCGTTGGAGGGGATGGGTTCGTGGGTGCTGTCAAGATGTATTGATATCC TGCCGCGAAGAGAAGGCACTTAG
- a CDS encoding C40 family peptidase yields MKYLSIVAASLAAILPSVSAYPITGDGVNCRSGPGTNYPVVKSYPKGHEVSIVCQAPGTDIKGDKLWDKTSDGCYVADYYVKTGTTNYVAKHCDSGSGSGGGGGSSGSGSGKAIVAAAQKEKGLPYVWGGGGCKGPSGGGFDCSGLTQYAVCQALKKTIPRTAQTQYNSNMGKRIPRAQAKEGDLLFWATGGDCKNKVVHVGIFIRDGWMINAAKTGTPVREQSIWTSYGGISICPYVMRYVGFSSALWIELMIMQILVEEFSNLLHGIERTYFGSFAFLLISPRLGYTVNCLPTSHCTNFLQFDIDELIGLLLFHYAFKNKEPFSDYQTCCLIHDVWGLRCEHSRPRHTSATVQSNIT; encoded by the coding sequence ATGAAGTACCTCTCCATTGTCGCTGCATCCCTTGCAGCCATCCTTCCCTCCGTCAGCGCCTACCCCATCACCGGCGACGGCGTCAACTGCCGCTCCGGTCCCGGCACCAATTACCCCGTGGTCAAGTCGTACCCCAAGGGCCACGAGGTCTCCATCGTCTGCCAAGCCCCCGGCACCGACATCAAAGGTGACAAGCTCTGGGACAAGACCTCCGACGGCTGCTACGTCGCCGATTACTACGTCAAGACCGGCACCACCAACTACGTCGCCAAGCACTGCGATAGCGGTAGCGGCtccggcggcggcggcggctcCTCGGGCAGCGGCTCCGGCAAGGCCATCGTCGCCGCAGcccagaaggagaagggactCCCCTACGTCTGGGGCGGCGGTGGCTGCAAGGGACCCTCTGGCGGTGGTTTCGACTGCTCCGGGTTGACCCAGTACGCCGTCTGCcaggcgctgaagaagaccatcCCCCGCACGGCGCAGACGCAGTACAACTCGAACATGGGCAAGCGGATTCCGCGCGCACAGGCCAAGGAGGGCGATCTGCTCTTCTGGGCTACTGGCGGTGACTGCAAGAACAAGGTTGTCCACGTTGGTATCTTCATCCGGGACGGATGGATGATCAATGCTGCGAAGACGGGTACCCCTGTTAGGGAACAGTCGATCTGGACTTCTTATGGAGGAATTTCGATCTGCCCTTATGTCATGAGGTATGTGGGTTTTTCTTCGGCACTGTGGATTGAGCTAATGATTATGCAGATTCTGGTAGAAGAGTTCTCGAACCTATTGCATGGGATTGAGCGGACATACTTTGGCAGTTTTGCCTTTCTTTTGATTTCTCCTCGACTGGGCTATACAGTCAACTGCTTGCCTACTTCGCACTGTACAAATTTTCTTCAATTCGATATAGACGAACTAATCGGTCTTTTGTTGTTTCATTATGCGTTTAAAAACAAGGAACCTTTCTCAGACTATCAGACCTGTTGCTTGATTCACGATGTCTGGGGGTTGCGTTGCGAGCATTCTCGGCCACGGCACACTTCTGCTACAGTACAAAGCAACATAACATAA
- the ptcD gene encoding PP2C family serine/threonine-protein phosphatase → MGPLSSSASGDKLALKDAGGNSALGSRPSQQDQYTILLPAQIPFKTEKTLLFLGVYDGHVTSDVSLHAKQHFHRLILESPDIQAGSYEKAIEGAVQKEDQLLLDQFRAGNEVFGKSGSTFSVCLVDLTDGVLVVGNLGDSHVLLGEHYPNGWEVQRITKAHKPGSDTEKERIKEAGGVVNRELGSPRIAAGALNMSRALGDLQYKAPLINADEPFSLEQEIAGFNPDKEQGDLLSNRPAISRIELKEDRKYIVILTTDGVTDEMEDRRILDQVVAHWNYGTRAEGVAGKITTEATGGPMSDNATCICAFIYGRQAA, encoded by the exons ATGGGTCCTCTATCTAGTTCTGCATCGGGCGATAAGCTCGCCCTCAAGGATGCCGGAGGGAATAGC GCCCTAGGATCTCGACCTTCGCAACAAGATCAGTACACCATCCTCCTCCCCGCGCAGATCCCCTTCAAGACGGAAAAgactctcctcttcctcggagtTTACGATGGACA CGTAACATCCGACGTCTCCCTCCACGCCAAACAACACTTCCACCGTCTCATCCTCGAATCCCCCGATATCCAAGCAGGTAGCTACGAGAAAGCCATCGAAGGCGCCGTTCAGAAAGAGGATCAACTCCTGCTCGACCAATTCAGAGCAGGGAACGAGGTGTTTGGTAAATCAGGCTCGACCTTCTCCGTCTGCCTGGTGGATCTCACGGACGGGGTCCTCGTGGTGGGAAACCTAGGGGACTCGCACGTTCTGCTCGGTGAGCACTATCCCAATGgctgggaggtg CAACGAATCACAAAGGCACACAAACCGGGCTCCGATACTGAAAAGGAGCGTATCAAAGAGGCAGGGGGAGTAGTGAATCGGGAGCTTGGGTCCCCGCGAATCG CCGCAGGCGCCCTGAATATGTCCCGCGCGCTCGGAGACCTCCAGTACAAAGCACCCCTAATCAACGCGGATGAGCCCTTCTCTCTCGAGCAGGAGATTGCCGGGTTCAACCCTGACAAGGAACAGGGGGATCTCCTGTCTAACCGACCGGCGATCTCGCGGATTGAGCTCAAGGAGGACAGGAAGTACATCGTTATTCTTACGACGGATGGGGTGACGGACGAAATGGAGGACCGGAGAATCCTTGATCAGGTCGTGGCGCATTGGAATTATGGGACTCGGGCGGAGGGTGTCGCGGGTAAGATCACGACGGAGGCGACGGGGGGCCCGATGAGTGATAATGCAACTTGTATATGTGCTTTTATTTATGGGAGACAGGCAGCATGA
- the aglA gene encoding putative alpha-galactosidase, which yields MDTTKSLLSTLIAIMIPLSLGSVSSPNLLPTPPMGFNNWARFMCDLNETLFLETASAMISTGLLEAGYNRVNLDDCWMAYDRAADSSLQWNTTKFPHGIPWLARHLKAQGFHVGIYEDAGNLTCGGYPGSFGHEALDAQTFAAWGIDYLKLDGCNVFPEHSRTLEEEYKARYAHWHSILKQMHHPLIFSESAPAYFADPANLTSWYEVMDWVPAFGELARHSTDILVYVGEGSAWDSIMVNYRYNTLLARYQRPGYINDPDFLIPDHPGLTLEEKRSQFALWASFSAPLIVSAYIPGLSSEELAILRNEELIRVDQDVLGLQATLASRGLEVDVLTRSLEGGDRLLTVLNRGDGVAVVSVPVEWMGLQRGCPYVVKNLWDGEVQVLEEEIVIRLNSHATQVYRIALPDECSTVIPTGIVFNTASGNCLTDENGERVGFEACRGSETQIWQVSELGYLRPLSRTSHCLTGGSQASVQLCTEQKNQQWAYAITGILKNEHTEMCLTEGTGISQCGFERDSQVFGLPSGVDIKPS from the coding sequence ATGGACACAACCAAATCCCTCCTATCCACCCTAATAGCGATAATGATCCCCCTGTCCCTGGGGTCAGTCTCCTCCCCAAATCTCCTTCCTACACCCCCAATGGGCTTCAACAACTGGGCCCGCTTCATGTGCGACCTCAACGAGACACTCTTCCTCGAAACCGCCTCCGCAATGATCTCAACTGGCCTTCTAGAAGCAGGCTACAACCGCGTCAACCTAGACGACTGCTGGATGGCCTACGACCGCGCCGCGGACTCCTCCCTCCAATGGAACACCACAAAATTCCCTCACGGTATCCCGTGGCTCGCCCGCCACCTCAAGGCCCAAGGCTTCCACGTAGGAATCTACGAAGACGCAGGAAACCTCACCTGCGGTGGGTATCCCGGCTCGTTCGGCCACGAGGCCCTCGACGCCCAAACCTTCGCAGCCTGGGGAATCGACTACCTAAAGCTAGACGGCTGCAATGTCTTCCCGGAGCACTCTCGCACATTAGAAGAAGAATACAAAGCCCGCTACGCACACTGGCACAGCATCCTAAAGCAGATGCACCACCCGCTTATCTTCTCGGAAAGCGCCCCTGCGTACTTTGCCGATCCCGCCAATCTGACCTCCTGGTACGAGGTCATGGACTGGGTGCCTGCGTTCGGGGAGCTAGCGCGCCACTCGACTGATATCCTGGTATATGTGGGGGAAGGCAGCGCCTGGGATAGTATCATGGTAAACTATCGCTATAACACGCTGCTGGCGCGGTACCAGCGGCCGGGGTACATTAATGATCCGGACTTTCTGATCCCGGATCACCCTGGGTTGACGCTTGAGGAGAAACGCTCGCAGTTTGCGCTGTGGGCGTCGTTTTCGGCCCCGTTGATTGTTAGTGCGTATATTCCGGGCCTTTCAAGCGAGGAGCTGGCGATTCTGAGGAATGAGGAGTTGATCAGGGTTGATCAGGATGTGTTGGGGTTGCAGGCGACGCTGGCGAGCCGAGGGTTGGAAGTTGATGTGTTGACGAGGAGTTTGGAAGGTGGGGATCGGCTGCTCACGGTCTTGAATAGGGGAGATGGGGTCGCGGTGGTTAGTGTGCCGGTTGAGTGGATGGGGTTGCAGAGAGGTTGTCCGTATGTGGTTAAAAACCTGTGGGATGGGGAGGTGCaggtgctggaggaggagatagTGATCAGGCTGAACTCGCATGCTACGCAAGTGTACCGGATCGCTTTGCCGGATGAGTGCTCTACCGTCATTCCTACTGGGATCGTGTTCAATACGGCATCGGGGAACTGTCTCACGGACGAGAACGGCGAGAGGGTTGGGTTCGAGGCTTGCAGAGGATCGGAGACGCAGATTTGGCAGGTAAGCGAGCTGGGATATCTACGTCCGCTCTCTAGGACATCGCATTGCTTGACTGGAGGGAGTCAAGCCTCTGTCCAGTTGTGCACTGAGCAGAAGAACCAGCAATGGGCTTATGCGATAACAGGCATTCTCAAGAATGAACACACAGAGATGTGTTTGACGGAGGGAACTGGAATATCTCAATGTGGGTTTGAGCGAGATAGTCAGGTATTCGGTCTGCCGAGTGGTGTAGACATCAAGCCCAGTTAG
- a CDS encoding putative stress response protein (Rds1), whose product MKSLIWILAGSAAAVPLVSNSETKVINIPAIETQPPRGNEPGAAPPLVNSATTGVTTHGAYSGTPTTTGAEQYPSTLAATIPIQPNPTATYYNPNGKLTEPMPMPYMPAGGVGTNGTVPVYMVQSDFDYQSVALGVHQEYIELDLFHYGLEVFSEQDFLDAGLTVEDRRLIEYMATQEAGHATLLSNMLGDHLDSKEVATLVVEAEAIEARQQSIFRQLLGLQPMPIWFAAGIPQSWHWTLLAQYISSCPANNTRLVWQNFPNLHVVNQANPNRINANATAAWEVVGNRTSDPSNSTIPAGQSCVHNNVTGYNCGPAISRDKYDPLTFPGRKVELTWDEPGRAVGPNNSYVTSTTAGKPSFVAWLSQLNLIYTELKVTGQNKGYTYQPASEVFETDPALNGTAFIALTDTDMFVTPYNLTILNPHIRALGLYQAG is encoded by the exons ATGAAGTCCCTCATCTGGATCCTTGCCGGCTCTGCCGCAGCAGTCCCCCTTGTGTCCAACTCAGAAACAAAGGTTATCAACATTCCCGCCATTGAGACCCAACCGCCCCGTGGGAATGAGCCCGGTGCGGCTCCTCCGCTGGTCAACAGTGCCACGACTGGCGTCACCACCCACGGTGCCTACTCTGGCACCCCTACCACCACCGGTGCTGAGCAGTATCCTTCCACGCTGGCGGCCACTATCCCCATTCAGCCCAACCCAACCGCCACGTACTACAATCCCAATGGCAAGTTGACTGAGCCAATGCCGATGCCATACATGCCCGCCGGCGGCGTGGGAACCAATGGCACCGTGCCCGTGTACATGGTGCAGAGCGATTTTGACTACCAGTCCGTGGCTCTGGGCGTCCACCAGGAATATATCGAGCTGGACCTTTTCCACTATGGTCTCGAAGTCTTCAGCGAGCAGGACTTTCTCGATGCTGGTCTCACTGTCGAGGACCGCCGCCTGATCGAATACATGGCCACGCAAGAGGCCGGCCACGCCACCCTCCTGAGCAACATGCTGGGCGA CCATCTCGACTCTAAGGAGGTCGCGACCCTGGTCGTCGAAGCGGAAGCCATTGAGGCCCGGCAGCAGTCTATcttccgccagcttcttggcctccaACCCATGCCCATATGGTTCGCTGCCGGTATCCCGCAATCCTGGCACTGGACACTGCTGGCCCAGTACATTTCGTCCTGCCCGGCGAACAACACTCGGCTGGTCTGGCAGAACTTCCCCAACTTGCATGTGGTCAACCAAGCCAACCCCAACCGCATCAACGCCAATGCTACCGCAGCATGGGAAGTTGTCGGAAACCGCACTAGTGATCCAAGCAATTCGACAATCCCAGCGGGCCAGTCCTGTGTCCACAACAATGTCACGGGTTATAATTGCGGACCCGCCATTTCTCGCGACAAGTACGATCCGCTCACATTCCCCGGGCGCAAAGTCGAGCTTACCTGGGATGAGCCAGGTCGTGCCGTTGGGCCGAACAACAGCTACGTCACTTCCACGACAGCGGGCAAGCCCTCGTTCGTGGCTTGGTTGTCGCAGCTGAACTTGATCTATACCGAGCTGAAGGTAACAGGACAGAATAAGGGATATACCTATCAGCCGGCCAGTGAGGTCTTTGAGACAGACCCAGCCTTGAACGGCACGGCTTTTATTGCGCTCACGGACACAGATATGTTTGTGACACCGTACAACCTGACCATACTGAATCCTCATATCCGTGCTTTGGGACTGTACCAGGCGGGTTGA
- a CDS encoding Zn(II)2Cys6 transcription factor, with the protein MVELEACYTCRHRRVQCDRSGIPCGKCVKSGFECHQKRPIRWVKGVAIRGKMQGVSYSRLNNPAGDEQGLIKLRRRGQQGLPIGLGDASMSSLDRVSKFYLDYLKDPLLLSTVLALAARHRANEGQTFNGMEAPVPWTDNAQHNALVFKHQAIHGLSQIVGDPESCRSDPTIASIFLLIFLDLVESGNDRWNAHLEGAKALLSLNKSLSQVHDPGQTVQEIRSFITKQIYLIETLGGTFVRPNLLSNFPAEDKVKMGPDMVEQSFLGCPEQLLNAVQFFSSQRDLATAGQASEVCIRNTSFMIKSVHSFHGYSWAANLRQSTVYATHNLATLAECYKLGALIYGRRVLDMLSGRDTSQEEVVQNLFATIETLKRDAALFKCLLWPIFVAGLECRSSSEREFVIRALERFWTITLCLNTVNAGKILQSHWQTQDGNKDKSSNWVLGIGQLGEDWLLI; encoded by the exons ATGGTCGAGTTGGAAGCATGTTACACATGCCGGCATCGTCGAGTACAATGCGACAGATCCGGTATTCCCTGCGGTAAATGCGTAAAGAGTGGATTCGAATGTCACCAGAAACGGCCTATCAGATGGGTTAAGGGTGTCGCCATTCGAGGCAAGATGCAGGGTGTGTCGTACAGTCGCTTGAACAACCCGGCAGGCGATGAGCAGGGCCTGATCAAGTTGAGACGCCGAG GTCAACAAGGTTTGCCGATCGGCTTAGGGGACGCATCGATGTCGAGCTTGGACCGAGTGTCGAAATTTTATCTCGACTATT TAAAGGATCCCCTCCTGCTCAGCACGGTTCTTGCTCTCGCAGCAAGGCACAGAGCAAATGAAGGCCAGACCTTTAATGGCATGGAAGCACCAGTTCCTTGGACTGACAATGCCCAACACAATGCACTTGTTTTCAAACATCAGGCGATACATGGCCTGTCTCAAATCGTCGGGGATCCAGAGTCGTGCAGATCAGATCCGACTATTGCGAGcattttccttctcatcttccttgatctgGTAGAGTCAGGCAACGATCGGTGGAATGCCCATCTGGAAGGCGCAAAAGCTCTCTTGTCTTTGAACAAGTCGTTGTCGCAAGTCCACGATCCTGGCCAGACAGTACAGGAAATACGGAGCTTCATCACTAAACAGATTTACCT AATCGAGACACTTGGTGGGACCTTTGTACGGCCGAACCTATTATCAAATTTTCCTGCTGAAGATAAAGTTAAAATGGGTCCAGATATGGTCGAACAGTCATTTCTCGGCTGTCCGGAGCAGCTTCTTAACGCGGTCCaatttttctcttcccaacGAGATCTTGCTACTGCCGGACAGGCATCTGAAGTTTGTATCCGCAACACCTCGTTCATGATAAAATCCGTCCATAGCTTTCATGGCTATTCCTGGGCTGCAAATCTCCGTCAATCCACAGTGTATGCTACCCACAATCTTGCGACTCTTGCTGAGTGCTATAAGCTTGGTGCTCTCATCTACGGGCGGCGCGTTCTAGATATGCTTTCTGGTCGAGACACTTCACAAGAGGAGGTGGTGCAGAATCTCTTTGCCACCATCGAGACACTCAAACGGGATGCCGCATTGTTCAAGTGCCTCCTGTGGCCTATTTTCGTTGCTGGTCTTGAATGTCGCTCCTCAAGTGAACGAGAATTTGTCATCCGAGCTTTGGAACGGTTTTGGACGATTACCTTGTGTTTGAACACGGTCAACGCTGGGAAGATCCTGCAGTCGCACTGGCAGACTCAGGACGGTAATAAGGACAAGTCTTCGAATTGGGTACTCGGCATAGGGCAATTAGGAGAAGACTGGCTACTCATTTGA
- a CDS encoding FMN-binding negative transcriptional regulator, with the protein MYLRAVHAETHIPLLQQFIRDNPLGILTTAIKSPNYPLLQSSHIPFVLDIPDTPTDKANSDLTPGTLRGHIAKQNPQAKALMEALAQHQAQTQSTTLELPDEVLILFNGPHHHYVTPKFYKDTKPATGKVVPTWNYSAVQAYGKITVYCDSKAEETGAFLSRQVNDLSRHAETAIMGYTGGERPGPWEVSDAPENYIELLKKNIIGVKVRIERLQGKFKMSQEMGAGDREGVIEGFEKLGTEVGMGIAKTVKERGDMKDKK; encoded by the coding sequence ATGTATCTCCGCGCCGTCCACGCCGAAACACACATCCCGCTCCTTCAGCAATTCATCCGCGACAATCCCCTCGGAATCCTCACAACCGCCATCAAATCTCCCAACTACCCCCTCCTCCAATCCAGCCACATCCCTTTCGTCCTCGACATCCCAGACACTCCCACCGACAAAGCCAATTCCGATCTCACCCCAGGCACCCTCCGCGGGCACATTGCCAAGCAAAACCCACAAGCCAAAGCCCTAATGGAAGCATTGGCCCAGCACCAAGCCCAAACTCAATCCACAACCCTCGAACTCCCCGATGAagtcctcatcctcttcaacggccCACACCACCACTACGTCACCCCCAAATTCTACAAAGACACGAAACCCGCCACGGGGAAGGTCGTGCCTACCTGGAACTACTCCGCCGTGCAGGCCTACGGCAAGATCACCGTGTACTGCGACTCCAAGGCCGAGGAGACCGGGGCGTTCCTGTCGCGCCAGGTGAATGATCTGTCACGACATGCGGAGACTGCGATTATGGGGTATACTGGGGGTGAGAGGCCTGGCCCGTGGGAGGTGAGCGATGCGCCGGAGAATTACATCGAGCTTCTCAAAAAGAATATTATCGGAGTGAAGGTGAGGATTGAGCGGTTGCAGGGGAAGTTTAAGATGAGTCAGGAGATGGGGGCAGGGGACCGGGAGGGGGTTATTGAGGGgtttgagaagctggggacGGAGGTTGGGATGGGCATAGCAAAGACGGTTAAAGAGAGGGGGGACATGAAGGATAAGAAATAG
- a CDS encoding putative integral membrane protein PTH11-like, translating to MLRLRFVSHIQLLDAMHLSWRAAQDAAFLVQSRVTEVRVAYSIPIPLELLMTGLRIWVKLRGPGSVGLSADDYLIVWATGLGMMITDRWSRSVRQWTDLRYSKFCFPRRRDSNSSLTCLILGPPYGFGRHKAALSDEQIETFMMGNYIFSHFYNAAIASTKLAVLALYYRIFATLRFRIVVLTTAVFVILWLITMEILLGLQCRPISRFWDSDVPGECLNLIKFTYFTNITNLLTDIWIFSMPLPVIFKLQMSRNRKIALSFLFSIGLALVTSHTRYLTFARSTLILRRTCAISAARLSVVVAQGSSDFTWDGVPLGILSAWEPLGGIFCANLPVIYRAVVTMLWNLKRLAPGRPSRTSDPNSQPYLGAEQSHRAWAPIYHSSGAPMDYHLEASRTKAGSQVTELQPISRNVIQVDQYFEQQVHHEGEETPLRPIRMGNS from the exons ATGCTTCGGTTGCGTTTTGTTTCCCACATACAGCTCCTGGATGCGATGCATCTATCTTGGAGGGCTGCACAGGATGCGGCGTTTCTGGTGCAGTCGCGTGTTACCGAAGTCAGAGTAGCCTATTCCATCCCTATCCCTCTCGAGCTGTTGATGACTGGACTACGCATTTGGGTCAAATTACGTGGCCCAGGCAGTGTAGGACTCAGTGCGGATGACTATCTGATTGTGTGGGCCACG GGCCTTGGCATGATGATCACAGATCGTTGGAGCCGCAGTGTGCGTCAGTGGACTGATCTACGGTATTCGAAGTTCTGCTTTCCACGACGGCGAGATTCCAACAGTTCATTGACATGCCTAATCTTAGGACCACCCTATGGATTCGGGCGTCACAAAGCGGCCCTTTCAGATGAGCAGATCGAAACGTTCATGATG GGGAATTATATCTTCAGTCACTTCTATAATGCAGCCATTGCCAGCACCAAACTCGCGGTGTTGGCGCTGTACTATCGCATCTTCGCGACGTTAAGGTTCCGCATTGTGGTCCTCACCACGGCTGTGTTTGTGATTCTGTGGCTAATAACCATGGAAATTCTTCTGGGCCTGCAATGTCGGCCCATCTCGCGATTCTGGGACTCAGATGTGCCTGGAGAATGTCTCAACCTCATAAAATTCACCTACTTCACCAACATCACAAACCTGCTTACTGATATCTGGATATTTTCCATGCCTTTGCCAGTCATTTTCAAGCTCCAGATGTCTCGGAATCGGAAAATTGCTCTCagttttctcttctctattgGATTGGCGTTAGTAACTTCCCACACACGTTACCTTACCTTTGCCAGAAGCACACTCATCCTTCGCAGGACTTGCGCCATTAGTGCTGCCCGTCTTTCTGTTGTAGTCGCGCAGGGTTCGTCCGATTTTACGT GGGATGGGGTGCCCTTAGGGATCCTCTCCGCCTGGGAGCCGCTAGGCGGAATCTTCTGTGCCAATCTGCCTGTAATCTATCGCGCAGTAGTGACCATGCTCTGGAACCTCAAACGGCTTGCGCCTGGACGGCCTTCTCGTACGAGCGACCCGAATTCCCAGCCCTATCTGGGCGCAGAGCAATCTCATCGAGCTTGGGCCCCCATCTACCACAGCAGCGGCGCACCGATGGACTACCACTTAGAAGCCTCTCGCACCAAAGCGGGCAGTCAGGTCACAGAGTTACAGCCGATAAGTCGCAATGTCATCCAAGTGGACCAGTATTTCGAGCAGCAGGTTCATCACGAAGGCGAAGAGACCCCGTTGCGACCGATACGAATGGGAAACTCATAG
- a CDS encoding putative transsulfuration enzyme family protein — MMPLSQDSHPSTKALHADGRLNLVTDVAPPIHLSTTFRYSNDPDQLIPSEDPIAEFDGKNYVYSREFAPNATRFEAILSTLLGSHAVSYATGLAALHAALVLLNPRRISVGEGYHGSHEVIGVLTRLTGLKKLPLDCPAEDLQEGDVILLETPVNPLGTAFSIEAYAQKAHSRGAYLIVDSTFAPPGLQDPFLWGADIVLHSGSKYFGGHSDMLCGVLGVKRAEWHRQLLEDRAALGHVMGNLESWLGVRSLRTLEVRVQRASQNSAKLISWLNDALTAASPTPGSEEEIVQKVLVKIYHASLQDEEWLKRQMPNGFGPVFAIVMKDERLAKTLPSKLSLFQHATSLGGVESLIEWRALSDSRVDRKLLRISVGLEDWQDLKMDLLSAFKSLLEV; from the exons ATGATGCCTCTTTCACAGGACAGCCACCCTTCCACAAAGGCACTCCATGCCGACGGCCGACTCAACTTGGTGACAGACGTCGCACCTCCAATCCATCTATCGACCACATTTCGATACTCCAATGATCCTGACCAATTGATTCCGTCCGAGGATCCTATT GCCGAATTCGATGGCAAGAACTACGTCTATTCACGGGAGTTCGCACCCAATGCGACCCGCTTCGAGGCCATTCTCTCCACCTTACTTGGTAGCCATGCCGTCAGCTATGCCACGGGCCTAGCTGCACTACATGCAGCCCTGGTCCTTCTGAACCCACGGCGCATCTCCGTTGGCGAAGGCTACCACGGCAGCCACGAAGTCATCGGTGTTCTCACCCGTCTCACAGGACTCAAGAAGCTCCCGCTGGACTGTCCCGCAGAAGACCTGCAAGAAGGTGATGTGATCCTCCTCGAGACACCTGTGAACCCACTCGGCACCGCATTCAGCATCGAAGCGTACGCGCAAAAGGCTCATTCGCGTGGAGCCTACCTCATCGTCGACAGCACGTTTGCTCCGCCGGGCTTGCAGGATCCTTTCCTCTGGGGTGCAGATATCGTGCTGCACTCTGGTTCCAAGTATTTCGGCGGCCATAGCGATATGCTCTGCGGGGTGCTTGGTGTCAAGCGTGCAGAGTGGCATCGTCAGTTGCTTGAGGATAGGGCCGCGCTTGGCCATGTCATGGGAAATTTGGAGAGTTGGCTGGGTGTGCGTAGTCTGCGTACACTGGAGGTTAGGGTGCAGAGAGCGAGTCAGAACTCGGCCAAGTTGATTTCTTGGCTGAATGATGCGTTGACGGCTGCGTCGCCGACGCCGGGGAGTGAAGAGGAGATCGTGCAAAAGGTACTGGTGAAGATCTACCATGCCAGTTTGCAGGATGAGGAGTGGTTGAAGAGGCAGATGCCGAATGGGTTCGGGCCTGTGTTTGCGATTGTCATGAAAGATGAGAGACTTGCGAAAACGCTGCCCAGCAAGCTCTCTTTGTTCCAGCATGCGACAAGTTTGGGGGGCGTTGAGTCGTTGATTGAGTGGCGGGCCTTGTCGGATTCCAGAGTTGATCGGAAGTTGCTGAGGATCAGTGTTGGGCTGGAGGATTGGCAGGACCTGAAGATGGATCTTTTGTCGGCTTTCAAGTCTCTTCTTGAGGTTTAG